The genomic segment TTTGGACCTGTTTCTTTTAGATTCAAATACATTTCCATGGATTTGATACCAGCTTCTGAGTTAACTTGTGGCTTCATATCCTCATCTAAAACCTTACCACCATAAGCCCAGAACAGTGGAATATAGTTTGCCACAACAGGATTACCCCTTTGTCCTCGAAGAACATATCCAAAGGTATCTGGTTCTTTCTCTGTTATTACCCTAGAAGCTTCTAATACCTGATCCCATGTTGCAGGTTCATCTAAGCTATACTTCTCAAATAAATCTTTTCGATAAAAAAACATTTGTACATTACCAACTAATGGTAACGCATATAAAGAACCAGAAGCATATGGAACTCTACATAAATCAACAGACTTTTTAATAAAGTCACTATCTACTCCATCCTTAAAATAATCATCAAGTGATAGCAATAATCCTGATTCACCGAACTCAGGCATCCAAGGATCATCCATCATAACCAAGTCATATGCACCGGAATTATTCCGTACATCTAGTACAACCTTCTCTTTAAGTGAGTCATAAGGTAAAGCTGTTATTTTAACTTTTACACCTGTATTTTCTTCATATTCTGCTGCTAGAGTTTCTAAGGCATCTGACATAGACCCTGCTCTTGCAGCTACTACAATTTCGCCACCTTCTGCTCCCTTTTCATCAGGTGACGTTGCTTTTTCACTACATCCAGTCAACATGATTAGCATTAATAATATTGCTGTTAGTCTCGTAAAAATCCCTTTTCTCTTCAACATAATACTCCTCCTTCATTCTTCTCATTAATATATAACTTAACCCTTAACCGCCCCTAGGGTAAGCCCCTTGATTAAATAATCCTGCATGAAAATAACAAATATAATTAATGGTATAACGGATAAGACGCCACCAGCACTCATTGGTCCCCATAACACTAAGTATTCCGTTACAAGACCTGCCAATCCAACAGGTACAGTGGTAAGTTCAGGCGTTTGAATAAAGATCATAGAATATAAAAATTCATTCCATCCCATCATAAATGTAAATATAGCCGTGGCAGCTATCCCTGGTAATACTAATGGAAACACTATCTTGGAGAAAGTATTCCAATGGGTTGATCCATCTACCATGGCACTTTCCTCAATTTCTATTGGTACCTCGTTAAAGAAACTGATTAACATCCATATTGCAAAAGGCAGATTAAATACGATATAGGCTAAAATCAATGCTGTTCTTGTATTCAGTAAATGTATTTTCCCCATGATACTGTACAAGGGTATAACAAAAGTAACAGGTGGAAATACGCGTACCATTAGAATCCAAACCATTAAAAGCCATTTACCTTTAAACTTAAATCTGGACAGGCTATATGCAGCTAATGCACCCACGGCAACTGCAATTAATGTGGATGTAACAGAAACAATCAAACTATTTGACAGAACTTTGTGAAATTCTAAATCAGTAAATAATTTCACATAGTTTTCCAAAGTAAAGTCATGCGGAAAAAAAGTCGGTGTAGTAGAAAACTG from the Vallitalea okinawensis genome contains:
- a CDS encoding ABC transporter substrate-binding protein — protein: MLKRKGIFTRLTAILLMLIMLTGCSEKATSPDEKGAEGGEIVVAARAGSMSDALETLAAEYEENTGVKVKITALPYDSLKEKVVLDVRNNSGAYDLVMMDDPWMPEFGESGLLLSLDDYFKDGVDSDFIKKSVDLCRVPYASGSLYALPLVGNVQMFFYRKDLFEKYSLDEPATWDQVLEASRVITEKEPDTFGYVLRGQRGNPVVANYIPLFWAYGGKVLDEDMKPQVNSEAGIKSMEMYLNLKETGPKGVETFDSDQIATALTQGTAAMTIAWPSWVSKVDNEESSKVVGKIEFSAVPGAVNDSSAMIGNWLLGIPKTSKNADLAVEFLKWVTGKDAEKKMALAGGGVPTRISLYEDEDLIEKYRHFPAQLDALQHSVARPRTPLWSKVEDTWGLYLSLIVSGEMEIKEGLDKANEEIEKIMQ
- a CDS encoding carbohydrate ABC transporter permease yields the protein MVTTKSHNQTMNFNHKLLIKNIIKYFFAGIIVIWSLFPVYWMLNNSFKNRVEQFSTTPTFFPHDFTLENYVKLFTDLEFHKVLSNSLIVSVTSTLIAVAVGALAAYSLSRFKFKGKWLLMVWILMVRVFPPVTFVIPLYSIMGKIHLLNTRTALILAYIVFNLPFAIWMLISFFNEVPIEIEESAMVDGSTHWNTFSKIVFPLVLPGIAATAIFTFMMGWNEFLYSMIFIQTPELTTVPVGLAGLVTEYLVLWGPMSAGGVLSVIPLIIFVIFMQDYLIKGLTLGAVKG